From the Lolium rigidum isolate FL_2022 chromosome 2, APGP_CSIRO_Lrig_0.1, whole genome shotgun sequence genome, one window contains:
- the LOC124689133 gene encoding putative serpin-Z5: MSESAKSGLQAFALALNKRLADDAARSNRNLIFSPVSVYAALSLVTAGARERTLSELLGVLGAVSRDDLAGSVRVLSEQALADQSQTGGPRVSFACALWHDKTRPLKPAYIDAAVKSYKARTCSVDFHKKPGEAAKRINAWVRASTNNLITEIIDPSQLCPRTDLVLANAIYFKGKWRQPFNEEYTEEDEFHRLDGSTVEVSFMQDDSRRQRIACHRGSAHGGFKVLQLDYEEGRKPQALYSMCVFLPNTRKGLPRLTDRIAADPDFVRKHLPTGTVEVGEFRLPRFKLNFSTGMNCVLQDLGIKEAFEEGKANFYDMVADDGPVRRLNLQEVLHKAVIEVNEEGTEAAAVTACRMKVTCQVDKLPKLVDFVADHPFAFFVIEEVSGAILFAGHVLDPSSE, encoded by the exons ATGTCAGAGAGCGCCAAGTCCGGCCTGCAGGCGTTCGCTCTAGCCCTTAATAAGCGCCTCGCAGACGACGCTGCCAGAAGCAACCGTAACCTCATCTTCTCGCCGGTGTCCGTCTACGCGGCGCTATCACTGGTGACCGCCGGCGCCCGCGAGCGCACCCTCTCGGAGCTgctcggcgtcctcggcgcgGTGTCGCGGGACGACCTCGCCGGGTCTGTCCGTGTGCTGTCGGAGCAGGCCTTGGCCGACCAGTCACAGACGGGCGGGCCGCGCGTCAGCTTCGCGTGCGCCTTGTGGCACGACAAGACGAGGCCTCTCAAGCCGGCTTACATCGACGCCGCCGTCAAGTCGTACAAGGCGCGGACGTGCTCCGTAGACTTCCACAAGAAG CCAGGGGAAGCAGCGAAGCGAATCAACGCATGGGTGAGGGCATCCACCAACAACCTTATCACTGAAATCATTGATCCGAGTCAACTGTGCCCGCGGACCGACCTCGTGCTAGCCAACGCCATCTACTTCAAGGGCAAGTGGCGCCAGCCTTTCAACGAGGAGTATaccgaggaggacgagttccACCGCCTCGACGGCAGTACTGTCGAGGTGTCCTTCATGCAAGATGATTCGCGAAGGCAGCGCATCGCCTGCCACCGCGG ATCCGCCCATGGCGGGTTCAAGGTGCTCCAGCTCGACTACGAGGAAGGCAGGAAGCCGCAGGCGCTCTACTCGATGTGCGTCTTCCTCCCCAACACACGCAAGGGGCTGCCGCGGCTGACCGACAGGATCGCGGCCGACCCTGACTTTGTAAGGAAGCACCTGCCCACGGGGACCGTCGAGGTCGGCGAGTTCCGTCTACCCAGGTTCAAGCTCAATTTCTCCACCGGCATGAACTGCGTTCTCCAGGATCTGGGAATCAAGGAGGCCTTTGAGGAGGGGAAGGCTAACTTCTATGACATGGTGGCGGATGATGGCCCCGTCAGGAGGCTCAACCTCCAGGAAGTACTCCACAAGGCTGTCATCGAGGTGAACGAGGAAGGCACTGAGGCGGCCGCTGTTACCGCTTGCCGGATGAAGGTTACTTGTCAGGTCGACAAACTGCCCAAGCTTGTGGACTTCGTCGCTGATCATCCATTTGCATTCTTTGTGATCGAGGAGGTGTCTGGTGCAATCTTGTTTGCAGGGCACGTGCTTGACCCTTCAAGCGAGTGA